TAAATACAGTGTCTTGCTatgatttgttttatttttcaccaATATTTCACCCATATCTGTCGATAACTTGAAATTTCGGCTTAAAATGTACGTGCGATACGTCAAATTAGTGTTTATGAAATGATTTGGGGTTGATGTGCGTAAGAAGTTTGTCTTTCAACATACAAACGTACGTAGGTCGTAGCAAAATTCGTCGGAATTCGTCGTTTATTCGTTTCGACAGAGAATATTTTACCCAATCGACACCATGATTAACCATTTACAGACATTCCAcgataaatttaaagtaaaacagTCGAAAAGTGTGTAATGTTAGGGAAAATAGTTGCTAAAAATAGTTggaattttaacgaaaaagtaGGGAAAAAGTGAGTTATCACATAACCTATTTCTAACGATCCACATTGAATATAGTGTCATTTCGGTAACCATTCAGAGTTCCCACGGCTTAGGAAGGCTcctaaaattaggaattttaggaaattttaaatgcaattttaggagtattttaggagatttggaaggtaattttaggaggaattttttaaaatgtgagAAAGGTGGTATAAGTAATTTCCGGAGGAATTTTTGCTCTGTTTCTCTGTTTCTCATACACTTcgtaaaatactaaaaatgtttaagaaaattgacaaaaagttttttttttgtcaaaacatatttttccttatgtagtttaataattgaaacttttatgaTTTCCTCTTTTCTGACGCCAGTCTCGACTAGCCAGCAACTGATCCTTTATCACGTTTTTCTTGTCGACTGCGCCTTTCGAATTAACAAGATTcaccataattttgtttccatcatttatcagCTCTTGtgcactaaaaagtttttttctattgGATCTGGAGAGATTTCTCGATATCGGAAAGTTTTTTATTGAGATTTTCTTCCGATTCTTTATTCTTAAGAAGTAGTACCTTCTcgactttttgttgttcgagaAAAGTAAAGTACATTGGAGCACATCTGGAAAATACGTCGATTCATTAGGAAGTCAGTGACGTTTATATTATTCAATGTGTCCTTAAACGTTCGAAGTGACACGATAGTCGCATCTTCTAACAAACTGCGATCCTCGATAATGTATTTATTTTTGCTAAATCCACGTTCAGGACCGCTATTTGCATGACTCAAAGAAAGGAGTGTTTTCGCAAGTTGAGTCAGGTTCATATAGAAGTTCAAATTCATTGCCGcataattttgctgtttttaccgtgtttagtttttcagtattattaaaaaatttcttcgagaGTGTGAGctcattttaggaattttaggagttttagaagattttaggaggatttggtccattttatgaattttatgaattttaggagGAGTGGGAACTCTGCATcttcaattttaactttagaGACAATGGTCTTGAccatcgaaattttcaaataccgCGTAAGTTTCAGatcaaaatttattccaaaattttctgaGGATCAAGCCATAAATTCTTAGGATCAAACTTCATCGATATTTATGAGGATTGGAGCAAGTTACTTTCACTTTCTTCATCCTCGAACTCTTAAACAACTACTTTGTCAAGTAATGGACATTTACGCAAACCAAGGTAGTTGACGGTCGATGTTCTGAAGCCAAAGGTTGAATAGGATGTACAAAGgtcgataaaaaaattgctgtaAATGGGATTTATTACTTCCTCCAAAAGGTTGATATAATTGATTCTAATTTCTGATATtataaattatatgaaaaagtcACACGATCTCATATGGACCGCGCTAACGTGAAGAGTTTCAATTCGCTAGTCACGCGATGGTAAtgagtttgaaattttcttataaagaGTCGAAGGAAATAAAAGGTTATTCAATGAGAAATTGCAAATTGGTAAATTAATGCCATTTCTGGTTAACTCCAATTTTTATTAGAGTCTTATGTACGAACTGACAATATTTGGGTTtgtaaagtatagtttccacttaaaaagaccactccgtttagcctccgtttacatgacagttgtaaaatagaacaaaggaactgtcacgtaaacggagtaaaaaattgaaataaattcaatttccactccgtttgcgtgacagttcctttgttttattttacaactgtcatgtaaacggaggctaaacggagtgttctttttaagtggaaactatacttaataattattaaaattatatcgaggGCAACATCACTAAAGGGCATATTTCCAATATCTCAAAAATTACTGAActgattttgataaactttttttcccctgaaacgtagtaaaaagttatgaattttaagCCCGACataaatttcagtgaaattaGCATCTTTCGTCGTattcaattttccaacaatATCTTCCGAACCATCTGACGATTGACTTCATATCAGGctcaaaatttattacttttgaCTAGGGTTCAAGCATgtttttatcgttatttttttgttccgtGATGTAACGGTCAACTTATAACGTTTTTTTCAGAAccgaaaattaaaagttacagCTCGTAACGTTACGCCGGTAACGAACATCTATAACGTTATTTGTACCTGTAACGATATTTAAGACGTATGGTTTCAGAATACTGAacgatttttagaaatatcATTATAACGTTACATGATATAgttgaatttttagccccgtacgaagtagaaaggggcttataggattacgatgccgtgtgtaattgatggaattcgaagcagacggtgagggcaaagtgtttgcctaagGGCAcctagggccacctaagtgatttaaggtcttttggtgatatttatggcaaaataaacgatggaaatgtaaatgacacggcaaatgataggtattgtcaataccaatccagaaaaaaaaaagttttttaacaTCGGGTGAATGAACCGTGaattagggccttagaagtgaaatgctactagggccctatgtgtattttacatagaactcgagtaaatttcattcgtttttcgtaatttttgtttgatttggaaggtaatcgaatgccgaatagaatgttgttgaaaaaaaaattaaatttgggtccttggcctaaggccgctactagggccctacgtgtatttcacatataactcgagcaaatttcatccgtttttcgtaatttttgtttcatttggaaggtaatcaaaggccgaatagaatgtagttgaaaaaaaattttaatttgggtcctcggactgaggccgatactaggcccgtcaaaaaaataaaattttagggcgatttgaaatttttgtttcatttgaaaggaacgtcgtacggggcttcgtaattgcgctatgcgcaatttctaagatgtacacatttcataataattttactttaactactttaaccggcgcataggcttacggtcaaagtagggtgacagacgcactagggtcacgtacgcaatagatatacgggtttgtacggggctcagtcgcagcaaacgctccgactgttctgatggctcgtttaacGTTAAGAATTGTGACGAAAAGACAAAATAAGTTCAACCGATAACGTTAAAACTTGGAACTTTTCTATAAAGTTATAACGTTAAGGAACCTCGCTTTTGACTACCTTTcaaggtaattttttttaaaatcaaaatcggttgaaaattttaataaattttaattttttgaaaaagtttgttttttcagttttttgacaatattttaaGAATTGGTCCAGTAGTTTCCGAGATATCTGAGATATGCCCTTTAGTGAGGTTGCTCTTGATATGGTAAATGGTTCCAAATTACTCAATTTGTGGTTATAGAACGTGCATTATTTATAGAAACCATATTTAAGTTAGTTATCAATGTTGGCAATAtgtatttgaacaaaaacttTAGGAGCAGAGACCGATATGCGAAATATTTACTGACCTACTGACCAAATGAAATCCACGTAAGGGGTACAAATATGAAGTGgtcaatagaaaaataagttCACTCATTGAATGTAAGGTCCTGGCAAAAGTATTAatcgttttccaaagatttcatCTCATTTATCTGTTGATGTAAGAGATTCACCAGATTATACAGTGACCGTCTGTGCAGTCataatttgataaaagaaaacatcGAACGGCTGGAATCATTgacttttaattcatttcaacGTCAAAATTAACATGAGGTTGCATGCAACGCAATGAATATTCTAAAAACTTCAAATCTTTCAAATACTCCGTCATACGTTTAAAGTGCCGATCTGTGTATGGAATTGTGTGTTCGACCAATTTACCTACTTCGCGTGCATTGAATTTACCACACAGCACTTGCTGCAGTAATACGTTCAGCACCAACTGTGCGGGACGCGTATTTTTGCTGTTCGTGTTCCACGTAGTGGCATGGTTCAGCAGTGATTCCTTGTGAGCATCGCTCAATTTCGCAATGGTATCCGTGAGTTCGCTGTCTTTGCGAATTTTGATGACTTCGTTgattattttcaaagaaagCAGCGGTTTTTCTAGACGCAACGCTAGCCGTAAAGCCTTGACCATTTTCTTTTGAGCTAACAACGAAGACAATTCCTGTTCCTCCAATGCTAGTTGCTGTTGCTGCAATTTTTCCTCCAGTTTTTTCTCTTCGGTCACATCCTTCCATTTGATCAGCAGCGAGTCTGAACCACCactgtaaaatgtttgttcgtCGTGTGATACAGCGATGGCCCATATGCGTCCGTCGTGCTTATCCAAACTAACGTTGCATTCCGATGTTTTGACACTCCACACTTTAAGAAGTCCATCCGACCCAGCAGAGAGTATCTGTAGTCCGTGCGTCAAAAATTCTGCCTTTAGGATGGAGCTGTCGTGTCCTTCAAACGAACGTATGCATGACATATCCGACAGTGACCACAATTTCATGAGACAATCAGCTGAAGTTGTTAACAGCACCTGATCGACCGGCGAAAATCTCACACACCAAATGCCACGTTTGTGACCACGGAACACGCCAATCAGCGATAGATCAGTTGCGTTCCACAGTTTTGTGGTCTTATCCTGAGAACCAGTCGCGATCATCTTATCGTTCGGTGAAATAGTCACACAATTGACATCCTTTTCGTGTGCTATCTGTGTGGCTGTGCAGTtgattggtaaaattttgcttttgtcGATTTGTTTCGGAAGCGACCACACCTTCAAGCAAGTGTCTTGGCTCACAGATGCGCATAAAGTGTGCGAGGTCTTACCGAATGCAATGGATCCAACAGACGATGTATGTTTCGTACCGTTGCCGATAAGCGATACGGTGAAGCTTCCCGGATCTATTTCCCAAAGTTTGATCGTTTTATCTTTGGAGGCAGATAGCAGGAAGTTCTTGTGAGCAGCAAGAGACAGTACAATGTCCGTATGACCATTTATCACTTGGCAATTCATATTGGTCGTATCGTAAACTTTAATCGCGTTGCTATTGGTGGCAACAGCCAGGTATCGTCCTTTCTTGCCCAAATGTACGATGTCCAGTATCTCGTCGGTGAATCCGATTAGTTGTTTGGAACAGAAGAACGTGCTCATGTTGTGGATCATAATGTTGTGGTCGACACTAACCAATGCCAATTGCGACGTTTTCTCGTTCAGTAAAATGTGTGTACAGGCAAGACCCCCTTCCTCGGAAGCTTTCGAAATTAAACTGTTTTGCTGTTCGAATATCGTTTTGCCGCCAGTCATGTCCCAGATTTTCACACATCCACTTTCCCCCGCCGACGCAGCATAAATTCTTGATTCGTCCAATTGTATATTGTCGGGTAGACTGCAATCGGAATTGATGATGACAGCACCTTCAACGCCTTCATATGTTGGCACTGTTCGAACCGATTTTAGTTCATTCAAATTCCAGAGCATCATCACCTTGTCTCTGCCCGTTGAAACCATGTGCGCACCGTCAGCCGCGAACGACAGCGACGTTATTTTGGAAAAGTGTCCCGTCAACGAAAACAGCGGTTCTTTCGTGTCGTAGTTCCACCCTTGAATTTTGTTATCATCAGCGGCAGCAACAATCAATCGTCGATTTGTGTCGGGGTGAA
Above is a window of Bradysia coprophila strain Holo2 unplaced genomic scaffold, BU_Bcop_v1 contig_476, whole genome shotgun sequence DNA encoding:
- the LOC119082761 gene encoding transducin beta-like protein 3, yielding MASRTKLKEAFITEAEYGAFYTGGTIAWTSDGLEILCQNSGKISIISTEDNKPQRSIGISTTEDVDDDYMYTFALSCNDELVVSSHKSGLMKLWNRTDGKMLKMWKAIHQGPVPRLSFDYESKIIASGGTDSNIRLWDFNMKACLGTLRGCQGVISVLQFHPDTNRRLIVAAADDNKIQGWNYDTKEPLFSLTGHFSKITSLSFAADGAHMVSTGRDKVMMLWNLNELKSVRTVPTYEGVEGAVIINSDCSLPDNIQLDESRIYAASAGESGCVKIWDMTGGKTIFEQQNSLISKASEEGGLACTHILLNEKTSQLALVSVDHNIMIHNMSTFFCSKQLIGFTDEILDIVHLGKKGRYLAVATNSNAIKVYDTTNMNCQVINGHTDIVLSLAAHKNFLLSASKDKTIKLWEIDPGSFTVSLIGNGTKHTSSVGSIAFGKTSHTLCASVSQDTCLKVWSLPKQIDKSKILPINCTATQIAHEKDVNCVTISPNDKMIATGSQDKTTKLWNATDLSLIGVFRGHKRGIWCVRFSPVDQVLLTTSADCLMKLWSLSDMSCIRSFEGHDSSILKAEFLTHGLQILSAGSDGLLKVWSVKTSECNVSLDKHDGRIWAIAVSHDEQTFYSGGSDSLLIKWKDVTEEKKLEEKLQQQQLALEEQELSSLLAQKKMVKALRLALRLEKPLLSLKIINEVIKIRKDSELTDTIAKLSDAHKESLLNHATTWNTNSKNTRPAQLVLNVLLQQVLCGKFNAREVGKLVEHTIPYTDRHFKRMTEYLKDLKFLEYSLRCMQPHVNFDVEMN